One genomic segment of Belonocnema kinseyi isolate 2016_QV_RU_SX_M_011 chromosome 2, B_treatae_v1, whole genome shotgun sequence includes these proteins:
- the LOC117167303 gene encoding piwi-like protein Siwi yields MDKPGGRGTPRGKGRGKREPQQQSAQASSQPAATQSPSASKAWNKRPQQPPQPQQQPTQPQPGGKQSPQKSRGAGDQSGAGAVRKQMSQLSIGGSGDAREPPRKVFEKPEILKTRPEHVPNKKGTYGKLVKLDTNYFRFNANNNWSLYQYRVDFIPNDERTPVKRRLFNRIPDTLFVPNIFDGNVLTTIHYHPEPMEFTVTHTEDETKTINIKIRFVAALQNKLDYGYFQLFNLLSRRGLENLKLKLFGRNYYDPQERIEVPAYKLEVWPGYLTNIRQHERETLMCVEIVGKVMRQETIYDILVRCQSRSARDFQRSFKMEVIGTVVLTNYTDRTYQIDDIDFSVTPSATFEKGGQKVSYAQYMKDRYQVQVRNMMQPMLVSKANARQRRSGMPELIYLIPELCRATGLSDQMRNDFHLMKEVGQHTCCEPGIRIKRLIAFNQRLLKNERTQEQWKQWGLSLGKEIVQVDGRVMPPEEIEFGSNLKERNSDWTRAMQSAKPIVSQGRLDHWYILHPRNSRCIGELKAMLLQASKGMRFTIGKPQEIALENDSAASYAREIENIMSKSTPQMIFCVVPNSQVPRYSTIKQKCCVDRPVPSQVVREQSITKRNALSIMTNVVIQMNCKIGGVPWKIALPSKDMMVIGFDVCHDTAKDGYDYGAVVASINPDCTKYYSSVIPHKKGEEICNMLAEHIIDALKSYHKANGKYPSRIFMYRDGVGEGQLNQVYKVEVQKVLGLLKNFCASKLTYVIVTKRISTRFFCNGKNPDAGTVLDDVITDPDKYDFFLVSAKATVGTITPTSYNIIYDDNRLTPEQLQRFTFKLTHLYFNTSKTVRVPAPCHYAHKLAFLVSQFIHRKPSESLSELLYFL; encoded by the exons atGGATAAACCGGGTGGTCGGGGAACTCCCCGCGGCAAAGGGCGAGGCAAAAGAGAGCCGCAGCAACAATCGGCACAGGCGTCGTCGCAGCCTGCTGCAACACAATCGCCGTCAGCTTCAAAAGCGTGGAACAAGAGGCCCCAACAACCCCCCCAACCGCAACAACAGCCTACTCAACCACAACCAGGAGGAAAA CAATCTCCACAAAAATCTAGAGGCGCTGGCGATCAGTCCGGAGCTGGCGCTGTTCGAAAACAAATGTCGCAATTGTCCATTG gtGGGTCAGGGGACGCTAGAGAGCCGCCGAGGAAAGTATTTGAAAAACCGGAAATCTTAAAGACACGGCCGGAGcatgttccaaataaaaaag GAACCTATGGAAAACTAGTTAAATTAGATACAAATTACTTCCGATTTAATGCAAACAACAATTGGTCCCTCTATCAGTATAGGGTCGATTTCATTCCCAATGACGAGAGAACTCCCGTAAAGAGGAGACTCTTCAACCGAATACCCGACACTTTATTTGTACCGAATATTTTCGACGGCAATGTACTAACTACAATTCACTATCATCCTGAG CCTATGGAGTTCACTGTCACTCATACAGAGGATGAAACAAAAACAATCAACATTAAAATCCGATTTGTGGCAGCGCTGCAAAATAAACTGGATTATGGATATTTCCAGTTGTTTAATCTCCTTTCCCGAAGAGGCTTggaaaatttgaagttaaaactcTTTGGCAGAAATTACTACGATCCACAAGAAAGG ATCGAAGTTCCCGCCTACAAACTAGAAGTCTGGCCAGGGTACTTGACTAATATCCGGCAGCACGAAAGAGAGACGTTGATGTGCGTCGAAATAGTCGGAAAAGTAATGAGACAGGAAACGATTTATGATATCCTCGTTAGATGCCAGTCGAGAAGCGCAAGAGATTTCCAA AGAAGTTTCAAAATGGAAGTGATAGGAACAGTTGTGTTAACAAATTACACAGACCGCACCTATCAGATTGATGACATCGATTTCAGTGTGACTCCTTCAGCTACTTTTGAAAAAGGCGGCCAAAAAGTTTCGTATGCTCAATACATGAAGGACCGTTATCAGGTCCAAGTGAGGAACATGATGCAGCCTATGCTTGTATCAAAGGCTAACGCCAGACAGCGGAGATCAGGAATGCCGGAATTAATTTACCTAATTCCAGAACTATGCCGCGCGACAG GACTTAGTGATCAGATGCGAAACGACTTCCATCTGATGAAGGAAGTTGGACAGCACACTTGCTGCGAACCAGGCATCAGAATTAAGAGGCTTATAGCATTTAACCAAAGGCTGCTGAAAAATGAGAGGACTCAAGAACAATGGAAGCAGTGGGGCCTTTCTCTGGGAAAAGAGATTGTACAGGTAGATGGACGCGTCATGCCACCGGAAGAAATTGAGTTCGGAAGTAACTTGAAAGAACGTAACTCGGACTGGACCAGAGCAATGCAGTCGGCTAAACCAATCGTTTCGCAGGGAAGATTGGACCATTGGTATATCCTCCATCCCAGAAATTCTAGATGTATAGGG gaACTGAAGGCTATGTTGCTCCAAGCCTCAAAGGGAATGAGGTTCACGATCGGGAAACCACAAGAGATAGCGTTGGAGAATGACAGCGCAGCTTCGTATGCAAGGGAAATCGAGAACATTATGAGTAAGAGCACGCCCCAGATGATCTTCTGTGTTGTTCCAAATTCCCAAGTGCCCAGGTATTCAACGATAAAGCAAAAATGCTGCGTCGATCGACCTGTTCCCTCCCAAGTTGTTCGTGAACAGAGTATCACGAAAAGAAATGCGCTATCTATAATGACAAACGTCGTCATTCAGATGAACTGCAAGATTGGCGGTGTCCCATGGAAGATTGCTTTACCCTCTAAAGACATGATGGTGATAGGATTCGATGTGTGTCACGATACTGCTAAGGATGGTTACGATTACG GGGCTGTGGTGGCATCTATCAATCCAGACTGCACCAAATACTACAGCTCAGTGATTCCTCACAAAAAGGGCGAAGAAATCTGCAATATGCTCgccgagcacattattgatgccCTTAAGAGCTATCATAAAGCAAACGGTAAATACCCTTCACGTATCTTTATGTACAGAGATGGTGTTGGAGAGGGCCAACTCAACCAGGTCTACAAAGTAGAAGTACAAAAAGTTTTGGGCCTGCTGAAGAATTTCTGCGCTTCAAAGTTGACCTACGTCATCGTCACGAAGCGGATTAGTACCCGCTTCTTTTGCAACGGAAAAAATCCAGATGCTGGAACAGTTCTTGATGACGTGATAACCGATCCCGACAAGTACGACTTTTTCCTCGTCTCGGCCAAAGCCACTGTGGGCACCATCACTCCAACTTCCTACAACATTATTTACGACGACAATCGATTGACGCCGGAACAATTGCAGCGTTTTACTTTCAAGTTGACGCATCTGTATTTTAACACAAGTAAGACTGTCAGGGTGCCGGCACCCTGCCATTATGCCCATAAGCTCGCATTTTTGGTCAGTCAGTTTATCCATCGCAAGCCAAGTGAAAGTCTCTCAGAGTTGCTCTACTTTTTGTAA
- the LOC117166920 gene encoding 26S proteasome non-ATPase regulatory subunit 11 has product MAGAMLFERSQTFSNFSQSEIERIVSDPSIADDDEDNIRIKEQGILQLGELYKKEGKAKELADLIKATRPFLSLISKAKAAKLVRSLVDFFLDLEAGIGIEVQLCKDCIEWAKEERRTFLRQSLEARLIALYFDTEKYSEALQLGTQLLKELKKLDDKQLLVEVQLLESKTYHALSNLSKARAALTSARTTANAIYCPPKMQAALDLQSGILHAADERDFKTAYSYFYEAFEGYHSVDCPKALTALKYMLLSKIMLQNPEDVQTIMSGKLTVKHAGRDLDAMRAVADASHKRSLADFQAAVKNYRQELEEDVIVKAHLGSLYDSMLEQNLCRIVEPYSRVQVGHIATCISLPIAQVEKKLSQMILDKKLKGVLDQGEGVLIVFEDTPRDKTYEIALETVHSMGKVVDTLYQKAKKLT; this is encoded by the exons ATGGCCGGTGCAATGTTGTTTGAACGTTCCCAAACGTTCTCAAATTTTTCTCAAAGCGAAATAGAGCGAATCGTCTCCGACCCGAGCATCGCTGACGATGACGAGGACAACATCCGTATCAAGGAACAGGGAATCCTCCAGCTCGGGGAGCTTTACAAAAAGGAGGGCAAGGCTAAGGAATTAGCTGACCTCATCAAAGCTACTAGACCTTTCCTTAGCCTTATCAGCAAAGCAAAAGCTGCGAAACTGGTCAGATCCTTGGTTGACTTCTTCCTGGATTTAGAAGCAGGCATCGGTATCGAG GTTCAGCTGTGCAAGGATTGTATAGAATGGGCGAAGGAAGAACGCCGCACATTTCTGAGGCAATCCCTCGAGGCGAGATTAATAGCTCTCTACTTCGATACTGAAAAGTATAGCGAGGCTTTGCAGTTGGGAACGCAACTCCTGAAGGAACTCAAAAAACTAGATGATAAACAATTACTAGTTGAAGTTCAACTCCTGGAGAGTAAAACGTACCATGCACTCAGCAATCTTTCCAAGGCTAGAGCGGCGCTCACGAGTGCTCGAACAACAGCTAATGCTATCTACTGCCCTCCTAAAATGCAGGCCGCCCTCGATCTTCAATCTGGCATTCTGCATGCGGCCGATGAAAGAGACTTCAAGACTGCTTATTCTTACTTTTACGAAGCATTCGAAGG gtaTCACAGCGTGGACTGCCCAAAAGCCTTGACAGCGCTAAAGTATATGTTGCTGTCTAAAATCATGTTGCAAAACCCCGAAGACGTTCAAACAATCATGTCCGGAAAACTGACTGTGAAACACGCTGGTAGAGATTTGGATGCAATGCGTGCAGTTGCCGATGCCAGTCATAAACGCTCACTAGCCGATTTTCAAGCTGCTGTCAAAAACTACCGCCAGGAACTTGAAGAAGACGTTATCGTCAAAGCTCATCTTGGATCTCTTTATGATTCGATGCTGGAACAAAATCTTTGTCGTATTGTAGAACCTTACTCCCGAGTGCAg GTGGGTCATATAGCGACCTGTATATCGCTACCCATCGCTCAAGTAGAAAAGAAATTGTCTCAAATGATTCTGGATAAAAAGCTGAAAGGAGTTCTTGATCAAGGCGAGGGTGTCTTGATCGTCTTCGAGGATACACCTCGCGATAAAACCTACGAAATCGCCCTGGAAACCGTACACAGTATGGGTAAAGTCGTGGACACCCTCTATCAGAAAGCCAAGAAACTCACCTAG